A stretch of Paraburkholderia phenazinium DNA encodes these proteins:
- the mmsB gene encoding 3-hydroxyisobutyrate dehydrogenase, translated as MKIGFIGLGNMGAPMAQNLLKAGHTVNVFDLSAQAVQALVDAGAKAAASPKAAVTDVECVITMLPAAAHVRSVLTAENGVLAGIARGVTIIDSSTIDPASVKAFAELAAQHGNTFVDAPVSGGTGGAAAGTLTFMVGGSGAVYEQVKPVLSGMGKNIVHCGDTGTGQVAKICNNLVLGITMAGVAEAMSLGAALGIDPKVLGAIINTSTGRCWSSDTYNPFPGVIETAPSSRGYTGGFGTDLMLKDLGLATDAAKQVRQPVYLGALAQQLYQTMSTKGAGRLDFSAVIKLYKAD; from the coding sequence ATGAAGATCGGTTTTATCGGACTCGGCAATATGGGTGCGCCGATGGCGCAGAACCTGCTGAAAGCTGGCCATACGGTGAACGTGTTCGACTTAAGTGCGCAGGCGGTACAGGCATTGGTCGATGCGGGGGCGAAAGCAGCGGCTTCGCCGAAGGCTGCGGTGACGGATGTCGAATGCGTCATCACGATGCTGCCGGCGGCCGCCCACGTGCGCAGTGTGCTGACGGCGGAGAACGGCGTGCTGGCAGGGATTGCGCGCGGCGTGACGATCATCGATTCGAGCACGATCGATCCGGCGAGCGTCAAGGCGTTCGCAGAACTCGCGGCCCAGCACGGCAACACGTTCGTGGATGCGCCTGTGTCGGGTGGTACGGGCGGCGCGGCGGCGGGTACGTTGACGTTTATGGTGGGCGGCAGCGGTGCCGTCTATGAGCAGGTCAAGCCGGTGCTTTCGGGAATGGGCAAGAACATCGTCCATTGCGGGGACACTGGCACGGGGCAGGTCGCGAAGATCTGCAATAACCTGGTGCTCGGTATCACGATGGCCGGCGTTGCGGAAGCGATGTCGCTGGGCGCAGCGCTCGGTATCGATCCGAAGGTGCTGGGGGCGATCATCAATACGTCTACGGGACGCTGCTGGAGTTCGGATACGTACAATCCGTTCCCTGGTGTGATCGAAACGGCGCCTTCATCGCGGGGCTACACCGGCGGCTTCGGCACGGATCTGATGCTGAAGGATCTCGGTCTCGCTACGGATGCGGCGAAGCAGGTGCGTCAGCCCGTCTATCTCGGCGCGCTGGCGCAGCAGTTGTATCAGACGATGAGCACCAAAGGCGCGGGGCGTCTGGACTTTTCGGCCGTCATCAAGCTGTATAAGGCGGATTGA
- a CDS encoding phytochelatin synthase family protein, with amino-acid sequence MPTNSFLCSGRFKSLGVLIAAGVAFSLSGCAASPSAEAQSAPPPAIHSADGPLPVPPNLVALMQPEGQKRLLSSVDKQSYWPLSQYFETQRNEAYCSVASSVMTLNALGIKRPESTQYPDFPYFSQEDFFRSVDPQVANAARVSREGMTLDQLSSVLSEFPVDVKKFHSSDLTLAQFRDLIRDTTAQSDRFALLNFRRPEIGETGGGHWSPLAAYDADTDSALLLDVARYKYPAVWVPIAQLYAASQSVDNVSGISRGVVIVSKRAN; translated from the coding sequence ATGCCCACTAATTCATTTCTGTGCTCCGGTCGATTCAAGAGCCTCGGCGTGCTGATAGCCGCTGGTGTTGCTTTTTCGTTGTCGGGCTGTGCGGCTTCGCCATCTGCGGAAGCTCAATCCGCTCCGCCGCCGGCGATCCATTCCGCCGACGGTCCCTTACCCGTCCCGCCGAATCTCGTCGCCTTGATGCAGCCCGAAGGACAGAAACGGCTCCTGTCCAGCGTGGACAAACAGTCGTATTGGCCGCTCTCCCAGTACTTCGAAACGCAGAGGAACGAGGCCTACTGTTCAGTGGCGAGTTCCGTCATGACACTGAATGCGTTGGGCATCAAGCGTCCGGAGTCGACGCAATACCCCGACTTCCCGTACTTTTCGCAAGAGGACTTTTTCCGTAGCGTCGATCCGCAGGTCGCCAACGCGGCGCGGGTATCGAGAGAGGGCATGACGCTTGACCAGCTCAGTTCGGTCTTGAGCGAATTCCCGGTGGACGTGAAGAAATTCCATTCCAGCGACCTGACGCTCGCGCAGTTTCGCGATCTGATTCGCGATACCACGGCGCAATCCGACCGCTTTGCGCTGCTGAATTTCAGGCGTCCGGAGATCGGCGAGACGGGCGGGGGCCATTGGTCGCCGCTTGCGGCATATGACGCAGACACAGATAGCGCGCTGCTTCTCGACGTTGCGCGGTACAAGTACCCCGCCGTTTGGGTTCCAATAGCGCAACTGTACGCAGCCTCGCAATCGGTTGATAACGTTAGCGGGATTTCACGCGGCGTGGTGATCGTGAGCAAGCGGGCGAATTAA
- a CDS encoding LysR family transcriptional regulator, protein MAAFDPNAVVRKLSSRLKMRHLTLLLQIQQHGSLTRAAERMASSQPAVTNMLAELEDMFGAPLFDRSARGMAPTALGKVVLARARAMTEDLDHLVREMESVASGHAAHLHIGVIPFIPGQMVSTAIQRTRPEGNRRLTVTIHEGTSEQLLAQLRDHTVDIVLGRASASLDLQQVSVEVLYRQPPRLIASRRLAAHLARGQIDWQKLAELDWILGAPNTPMREQVADIFLGAGLTPPTPIVESYSSKLIGEMIVAGEQSVSIVPADIAEELVRIAGVAIVPYSFEWTLSPIALFTRLNEPERMSNRLFAESLRQVCQEIYKRVAS, encoded by the coding sequence ATGGCGGCATTCGATCCCAACGCGGTGGTCCGCAAGCTGTCATCGCGCCTAAAAATGCGGCACCTCACCTTGCTGCTGCAAATCCAGCAACACGGCTCTCTGACGCGCGCTGCCGAGCGCATGGCAAGCAGCCAGCCCGCAGTCACCAATATGCTGGCGGAACTGGAGGACATGTTCGGGGCGCCGCTGTTCGACCGCTCCGCGCGCGGCATGGCGCCGACGGCGTTGGGCAAGGTGGTCCTGGCGCGAGCGCGGGCCATGACCGAGGATCTCGATCATCTCGTCAGGGAAATGGAGTCGGTGGCGTCGGGGCATGCGGCGCATCTGCATATCGGCGTGATCCCGTTCATCCCGGGCCAGATGGTGTCGACGGCGATTCAGCGTACTCGCCCCGAAGGCAACCGGCGTCTGACCGTTACAATTCACGAGGGTACGAGCGAGCAGTTGCTCGCCCAGTTGCGCGACCATACCGTCGACATCGTGCTCGGCCGTGCATCCGCCTCGCTCGATTTGCAGCAGGTCAGCGTCGAGGTGTTATATCGTCAGCCGCCGCGGTTGATCGCGAGCCGCCGCCTCGCGGCGCACCTCGCACGCGGACAGATCGACTGGCAGAAACTCGCGGAACTGGACTGGATTCTCGGCGCCCCGAACACGCCGATGCGCGAACAGGTCGCCGATATCTTCCTCGGCGCGGGTCTGACGCCGCCGACGCCGATCGTCGAGAGCTATTCGTCCAAGCTGATTGGCGAGATGATCGTCGCCGGCGAGCAATCGGTGTCCATCGTCCCCGCGGATATCGCCGAGGAGCTGGTGCGCATTGCCGGTGTCGCGATCGTGCCTTACTCGTTCGAATGGACGTTGTCGCCGATCGCGCTGTTCACGCGTTTGAACGAACCTGAGAGGATGTCCAATCGACTGTTCGCAGAGTCACTCCGTCAGGTCTGCCAGGAAATTTATAAACGAGTCGCTTCTTGA
- a CDS encoding CoA-acylating methylmalonate-semialdehyde dehydrogenase — MNAVTQASNANVSTVKLLINGEFVESGTREWRDIVNPATQEVLARVPFATAAEVDQAIRSAHAAFATWKNTPIGARMRIMLKYQALVREHMPRIAKTLSAEQGKTIPDAEGDIFRGLEVVEHACSIGTLQQGEFAENVAGSVDTYTLRQPIGVCAGITPFNFPAMIPLWMFPMAIVCGNTFVLKPSEQDPLSTMQLVELAIEAGVPKGVLNVVHGGKEVVDALCTHELVKAISFVGSTAVGTHVYRLGSEHGKRVQSMMGAKNHAVVLPDANREQTLNALAGAGFGAAGQRCMATSVVVLVGASQQWLPDLVEKAKTLKVNAGNEAGTDIGPVVSRAAKQRILGLIEAGVKEGATLALDGRDVKVAGYEEGNFIGPTIFTDVTTEMEIYRTEIFGPVLVVLSVPTLDEAIALVNRNPMGNGVGLFTQSGAAARKFQSDIDVGQVGINIPIPVPVPFFSFTGSRGSKLGDLGPYGKQVVQFYTQTKTVTARWFDDATVNDGVNTTISLR, encoded by the coding sequence ATGAATGCTGTTACTCAGGCGTCCAACGCAAATGTCAGTACGGTGAAACTGCTGATCAACGGCGAGTTCGTCGAATCGGGCACGCGCGAATGGCGCGATATCGTCAATCCGGCGACCCAGGAAGTGCTCGCACGTGTGCCGTTTGCAACCGCCGCTGAAGTCGATCAGGCCATTCGTTCTGCGCACGCCGCGTTCGCCACGTGGAAGAACACGCCGATCGGCGCACGGATGCGCATCATGCTGAAGTATCAGGCGCTCGTCCGTGAACACATGCCGCGCATTGCAAAGACGCTGTCAGCCGAACAGGGCAAGACGATTCCCGATGCGGAAGGCGATATCTTCCGCGGACTTGAAGTGGTCGAACATGCGTGCTCGATCGGCACGTTGCAGCAGGGCGAGTTCGCTGAGAACGTTGCGGGCAGCGTCGATACGTACACGTTACGTCAACCGATCGGCGTGTGCGCCGGCATCACGCCGTTCAACTTCCCCGCCATGATTCCGTTGTGGATGTTCCCGATGGCGATTGTCTGCGGCAACACTTTCGTGCTGAAGCCGTCGGAGCAGGATCCGCTCTCGACGATGCAACTGGTCGAACTGGCGATCGAAGCCGGCGTGCCTAAGGGCGTGCTGAATGTCGTGCATGGCGGCAAGGAAGTCGTGGATGCGCTGTGCACGCATGAACTGGTGAAGGCGATTTCATTCGTCGGCTCGACGGCGGTGGGGACGCATGTGTATCGCCTCGGCAGCGAACACGGCAAGCGCGTGCAGTCGATGATGGGTGCGAAGAATCATGCAGTGGTGCTGCCGGATGCGAACCGCGAGCAGACCTTGAATGCGCTTGCGGGCGCCGGCTTCGGCGCAGCGGGCCAGCGCTGCATGGCGACCTCGGTGGTGGTGCTGGTGGGCGCGTCGCAGCAGTGGTTGCCGGATCTGGTTGAGAAAGCGAAGACGTTGAAGGTCAATGCAGGCAACGAGGCTGGCACGGACATCGGTCCGGTGGTCTCACGCGCCGCGAAGCAGCGTATCCTTGGCTTGATCGAAGCGGGTGTGAAAGAGGGCGCAACGCTTGCGCTGGACGGCCGCGACGTCAAGGTGGCGGGCTACGAAGAAGGCAACTTTATCGGCCCGACGATTTTCACCGACGTGACAACCGAAATGGAAATCTATCGCACCGAAATTTTCGGGCCGGTGCTGGTGGTGCTGAGCGTGCCGACGCTCGATGAAGCGATTGCACTCGTCAACCGCAATCCGATGGGCAACGGCGTGGGGCTTTTCACGCAAAGCGGCGCTGCGGCACGCAAATTCCAGAGCGACATCGACGTGGGGCAGGTGGGGATCAACATTCCGATTCCGGTGCCAGTGCCGTTTTTCAGTTTCACGGGTTCGCGCGGTTCGAAGCTGGGCGATCTCGGGCCGTACGGCAAGCAGGTCGTGCAGTTTTACACGCAGACCAAGACAGTGACGGCGCGCTGGTTCGACGACGCAACCGTCAACGACGGCGTCAATACGACGATCAGCCTGCGCTAG